Proteins encoded within one genomic window of Panicum virgatum strain AP13 chromosome 1N, P.virgatum_v5, whole genome shotgun sequence:
- the LOC120653338 gene encoding uncharacterized protein LOC120653338, translating to MAILKFDLDRQFLEVIDAPLHNCHYDMLRYWVMPAEGGGLGFLCMSGYNAQLWMRKMDCDGISGWVLGRTIELDKLLLNSGEDFPPLIIGFAEEDNMSFLMASIDGNISGIMVKLDSTQFQKPFRIECLGIYHPFASVYTPGIGIGGGHAGAEHR from the exons ATGGCTATCCTAAAGTTTGATCTGGATAGACAGTTCCTAGAGGTGATAGATGCGCCATTGCATAATTGCCACTACGACATGCTGCGTTACTGGGTTATGCCTGCTGAGGGTGGTGGCCTCGGCTTCCTCTGTATGTCAGGCTACAACGCCCAATTATGGATGAGGAAGATGGATTGTGATGGTATTTCTGGATGGGTGCTGGGAAGAACAATTGAGCTTGATAAGCTTTTGCTGAATTCAGGGGAGGATTTTCCCCCATTGATAATTGGGTTCGCTGAGGAGGACAATATGTCTTTTCTTATGGCCTCTATTGATGGCAATATTAGTGGCATTATGGTCAAGCTAGATTCAACTCAATTTCAGAAACCTTTCAGAATTGAATGCCTTGGCATCTATCATCCATTCGCTAGCGTCTATACACCAG GTATTGGCATTGGTGGTGGGCATGCTGGAGCTGAACATAGATGA
- the LOC120655269 gene encoding cytochrome b6-f complex iron-sulfur subunit, chloroplastic-like isoform X2 yields MHAYACNGRRQLCRPRASPNKPAKGLGLGTGRDRFSQRSSGGGVTCQAASSIPADRVPDMEKRKLMNLLLLGAISLPTAGMLVPYGSFFIPAGSGGAGGGTYAKDKLGNDIKVEEWLQTHGPNDRTLAQGLKGDPTYLVVEQDKTLATYGINAVCTHLGCVVPWNSAENKFICPCHGSQYNNQGKVVRGPAPLSLALVHADVDDGKVLFVPWVETDFRTGEDPWWKA; encoded by the exons atgcatgcatacgcCTGCAATGGCCGCCGGCAGCTCTGCCGCCCCCGCGCCTCTCCCAACAAGCCGGCGAAGGGCCTGGGCCTCGGGACAGGCCGCGACCGCTTCTCCCagcgcagcagcggcggcggcgtcacgtGCCAGGCGGCGAGCAGCATCCCCGCCGACCGCGTCCCCGACATGGAGAAGCGCAAGCTGATGAACCTCCTCCTCCTGGGCGCCATCTCGCTGCCCACCGCCGGCATGCTCGTCCCCTACGGCTCCTTCTTCATCCCCGCCGggtccggcggcgccggcggcggcacctaCGCCAAGGACAAGCTGGGCAACGACATCAAGGTGGAGGAGTGGCTGCAGACGCACGGCCCCAACGACCGCACCCTCGCGCAGGGGCTCAAGGGCGACCCGACCTACCTGGTGGTGGAGCAGGACAAGACGCTGGCCACCTACGGCATCAACGCCGTCTGCACCCACCTCGGCTGCGTCGTGCCCTGGAACAGCGCCGAGAACAAGTTCATCTGCCCCTGCCACGGCTCCCAGTACAACAACCAGGGCAAGGTCGTCCGTGGCCCGGCGCCCCTG TCGCTGGCCCTGGTGCACGCCGACGTCGACGACGGCAAGGTGCTCTTCGTCCCGTGGGTGGAGACCGACTTCAGGACCGGCGAGGACCCCTGGTGGAAGGCGTAA
- the LOC120655267 gene encoding uncharacterized protein LOC120655267 isoform X1, protein MARRGCPSSPAPAPPLDNDDILSEILLRLPPAPSSLPRASLVCTHWRRLVTNPAFLRRFRTRHRRAAPLLGFFTEGLRGLLFTPTLEPPNRVPRGCFTLQLDDVGEWRILSCRHGLVLLLHLLQLQVLVWDPVTGDQRRIAVPRNFRTGEGTIINNGAVLRAAGDVHGGSQSSTFQVVLVGNNQGFTRPLVTFVCVYSSENGEWRDPISIACPLTSVTRYIPGIFLGSSLYWYLVGNSTAILEFDLYRQRLALIDMPPLKVPTDVWVIPADGVLGFLYMSKYNVYLWKREADGDGVAGWVLGKTIQLDNLLPLSSTEASYPRIYGFAEDDKVFLIRTTDRIFTIQLESMKFVQFKICSAILYSSIFYPFSSVYTTGMGLGDGHEGAELLFNA, encoded by the exons ATGGCCCGCCGCGGCTGCcccagctcgccggcgccggcgcccccgctggaCAACGACGACATCCTCTCCGagatcctcctccgcctccccccgGCGCCGTCCTCCCTACCCCGCGCCTCCCTCGTCTGCACGCACTGGCGCCGCCTGGTCACGAACCCCGCCTTCCTCCGCCGCTTCcgcacccgccaccgccgcgccgctcccctccTCGGTTTCTTCACCGAAGGGCTGCGCGGCCTCCTGTTCACGCCTACTCTCGAGCCTCCGAACCGCGTCCCGAGGGGCTGCTTCACATTGCAGCTCGACGACGTCGGCGAATGGCGAATCCTCAGCTGCCGCCAtggcctcgtcctcctcctccacttgCTGCAGCTCCAGGTCCTGGTGTGGGACCCCGTCACCGGTGACCAGCGCCGTATTGCCGTTCCCCGGAACTTCCGCACCGGGGAGGGGACGATAATCAACAATGGGGCCGTGCTTCGTGCTGCCGGCGATGTCCACGGAGGTAGCCAATCGAGCACCTTCCAGGTGGTCTTGGTAGGCAACAACCAAGGATTCACACGACCTTTAGTGACTTTCGTCTGTGTTTACTCATCGGAGAATGGCGAATGGCGCGATCCCATCTCTATAGCTTGTCCGTTGACGTCTGTTACTCGTTACATCCCCGGTATTTTTCTTGGAAGTTCCCTTTACTGGTATCTTGTTGGGAATTCAACTGCTATCCTTGAGTTCGATCTGTACCGGCAGCGCCTAGCACTGATAGATATGCCGCCACTTAAGGTGCCAACTGATGTCTGGGTGATACCTGCGGATGGTGTGCTTGGATTTCTGTATATGTCAAAATACAATGTCTACTTATGGAAGAGGGAGGCCGATGGTGATGGTGTTGCAGGATGGGTGCTGGGGAAAACTATCCAGCTCGACAATCTTCTTCCCCTCAGTTCAACTGAAGCATCGTACCCTAGGATATATGGGTTCGCTGAGGATGACAAAGTGTTTCTTATAAGGACAACTGATCGCATCTTCACCATCCAGCTGGAGTCAATGAAGTTTGTGCAGTTCAAGATCTGCTCTGCAATACTTTACTCCAGCATCTTCTATCCATTCTCAAGTGTCTATACTACAG GCATGGGACTTGGTGATGGACATGAAGGAGCTGAGCTGTTGTTCAATGCCTAA
- the LOC120655267 gene encoding uncharacterized protein LOC120655267 isoform X2 translates to MARRGCPSSPAPAPPLDNDDILSEILLRLPPAPSSLPRASLVCTHWRRLVTNPAFLRRFRTRHRRAAPLLGFFTEGLRGLLFTPTLEPPNRVPRGCFTLQLDDVGEWRILSCRHGLVLLLHLLQLQVLVWDPVTGDQRRIAVPRNFRTGEGTIINNGAVLRAAGDVHGGSQSSTFQVVLVGNNQGFTRPLVTFVCVYSSENGEWRDPISIACPLTSVTRYIPGWVLGKTIQLDNLLPLSSTEASYPRIYGFAEDDKVFLIRTTDRIFTIQLESMKFVQFKICSAILYSSIFYPFSSVYTTGMGLGDGHEGAELLFNA, encoded by the exons ATGGCCCGCCGCGGCTGCcccagctcgccggcgccggcgcccccgctggaCAACGACGACATCCTCTCCGagatcctcctccgcctccccccgGCGCCGTCCTCCCTACCCCGCGCCTCCCTCGTCTGCACGCACTGGCGCCGCCTGGTCACGAACCCCGCCTTCCTCCGCCGCTTCcgcacccgccaccgccgcgccgctcccctccTCGGTTTCTTCACCGAAGGGCTGCGCGGCCTCCTGTTCACGCCTACTCTCGAGCCTCCGAACCGCGTCCCGAGGGGCTGCTTCACATTGCAGCTCGACGACGTCGGCGAATGGCGAATCCTCAGCTGCCGCCAtggcctcgtcctcctcctccacttgCTGCAGCTCCAGGTCCTGGTGTGGGACCCCGTCACCGGTGACCAGCGCCGTATTGCCGTTCCCCGGAACTTCCGCACCGGGGAGGGGACGATAATCAACAATGGGGCCGTGCTTCGTGCTGCCGGCGATGTCCACGGAGGTAGCCAATCGAGCACCTTCCAGGTGGTCTTGGTAGGCAACAACCAAGGATTCACACGACCTTTAGTGACTTTCGTCTGTGTTTACTCATCGGAGAATGGCGAATGGCGCGATCCCATCTCTATAGCTTGTCCGTTGACGTCTGTTACTCGTTACATCCCCG GATGGGTGCTGGGGAAAACTATCCAGCTCGACAATCTTCTTCCCCTCAGTTCAACTGAAGCATCGTACCCTAGGATATATGGGTTCGCTGAGGATGACAAAGTGTTTCTTATAAGGACAACTGATCGCATCTTCACCATCCAGCTGGAGTCAATGAAGTTTGTGCAGTTCAAGATCTGCTCTGCAATACTTTACTCCAGCATCTTCTATCCATTCTCAAGTGTCTATACTACAG GCATGGGACTTGGTGATGGACATGAAGGAGCTGAGCTGTTGTTCAATGCCTAA
- the LOC120655269 gene encoding cytochrome b6-f complex iron-sulfur subunit, chloroplastic-like isoform X1: protein MAASTALSTSANPTQLCRPRASPNKPAKGLGLGTGRDRFSQRSSGGGVTCQAASSIPADRVPDMEKRKLMNLLLLGAISLPTAGMLVPYGSFFIPAGSGGAGGGTYAKDKLGNDIKVEEWLQTHGPNDRTLAQGLKGDPTYLVVEQDKTLATYGINAVCTHLGCVVPWNSAENKFICPCHGSQYNNQGKVVRGPAPLSLALVHADVDDGKVLFVPWVETDFRTGEDPWWKA from the exons atgGCGGCCTCCACGGCGCTCTCCACCTCCGCCAACCCCACCCAG CTCTGCCGCCCCCGCGCCTCTCCCAACAAGCCGGCGAAGGGCCTGGGCCTCGGGACAGGCCGCGACCGCTTCTCCCagcgcagcagcggcggcggcgtcacgtGCCAGGCGGCGAGCAGCATCCCCGCCGACCGCGTCCCCGACATGGAGAAGCGCAAGCTGATGAACCTCCTCCTCCTGGGCGCCATCTCGCTGCCCACCGCCGGCATGCTCGTCCCCTACGGCTCCTTCTTCATCCCCGCCGggtccggcggcgccggcggcggcacctaCGCCAAGGACAAGCTGGGCAACGACATCAAGGTGGAGGAGTGGCTGCAGACGCACGGCCCCAACGACCGCACCCTCGCGCAGGGGCTCAAGGGCGACCCGACCTACCTGGTGGTGGAGCAGGACAAGACGCTGGCCACCTACGGCATCAACGCCGTCTGCACCCACCTCGGCTGCGTCGTGCCCTGGAACAGCGCCGAGAACAAGTTCATCTGCCCCTGCCACGGCTCCCAGTACAACAACCAGGGCAAGGTCGTCCGTGGCCCGGCGCCCCTG TCGCTGGCCCTGGTGCACGCCGACGTCGACGACGGCAAGGTGCTCTTCGTCCCGTGGGTGGAGACCGACTTCAGGACCGGCGAGGACCCCTGGTGGAAGGCGTAA